The sequence below is a genomic window from Anaerolineae bacterium.
TCAGGTTACCGCTGGTGGCTACTATGGGGAAATCAATCTCCCGCAAAAGGAGGTGGTGCAGTGGGGTATAGGGCAACATTATGCCCAGATTAGGATTACCCGGCGCTACATTTTCTGCCACAGGAGCTCCAGGCTTGCGAGGCAAAAGCACTATCGGCGCTTCAGGAGAGGAGAGAAGGCTTTCGGCTTCGGGGGTAAGTTCACATATAAGGCGAGCTTGTTCCAGATCCCGCACCATCAAGGCAAAGGGCTTATCCCGACGGGGCTTTCTCTCTCTGAGGCGCTGGACGGCCTGGGAATTGCGGGCATCAACTGTAAGGTGGAATCCCCCAAGACCTTTCACTGCCACTATTTTGCCTTCCCGCAGGGCTATGCCCGTAAGGTGCAGGGCTTCATCCCCGGAGGCCAGCTTTCTCCCTTCCGCATCCCACAATTCCAGATGAGGGCCACATAGGGGACAGGCGTTGGGCTGGGCATGGAAGCGACGATCAGCAGGGTTATTATATTCAGAAGCACAATCCGGGCACATGGTAAATCGGCTCATCGAGGTATTGGGCCTGTCGTAAGGCAGTGATTGAATTATAGTGAAGCGAGGGCCACAGTTGGTGCAGTTGGTGAAAGGATAGCGGTAGCGACGGTCTGAAGGGTTAAAGATTTCGGCCAGGCAGTCAGGGCAGGTAGCTATATCAGGAAGCACCAGGACGGTCTTTTCGCCCTGCTCTAAACTGTGGCGAATTTCAAACCTGGTGTAACCTGCGGGCTCAAGCCAGGAAGATCTCAAATTCTGGATGATGGCTCTCGGAGGTTTCTCAACGGTCAGCCTTCGGAGGAATTCCTCCAAAGAGGCCTCACCTCCTTCTACTTCAATGAGCACCCCCCTGGTATCGTTTATGACCCATCCCGCAAGGTTAAGGCTGGTGGCGAGCCTGTAGACGAAGGGACGGAACCCAACGCCTTGAACTGCCCCCTTAATTTCTACACGAAGGCGTTTCTTACCTTCAACAGGAGCCATGTCATCCATTTTTCAAACCCTTCCCCTGTTTTGCAGGAGAGGGGGAAAATGGGAACCTCAGGATTTACCATGTATATCCCGCGCTTGAAATATTCCAGGTCAAAATCCAGGAAAGGCAGGAGATCAACCTTGTTGAGGATTATAACATCGGCTATGGCGAAGATGTCTGGATATTTGTAAGGCTTATCCTGCCCTTCGGGGAGGCTGGCGATTACAACGTTGAGGTGAGTGCCCAGAGGGAAGTAAGCAGGACAGACGAGGTTCCCCACGTTTTCCACAAAAAGCAGGTCTATTGGCCCGAGGGACGACTGACTCAGGGCCGAGCGGATCATTGGGGCATCCAGGTGGCAGCTCCCTCCGGTATTGACCTGAATAACGGGTATTCCTCTGGAGGCAATGGTTTGAGCATCCAGGCTGGAAGCTACGTCTCCTTCAATAACCCCAACCTTTATGTCCTGTGGGAGGCGCTCCGCTGTTGCCAGGATAAAACTGGTCTTCCCGGCCCCAGGGGAAGCCATAATGTTCAGGGAGAAAATTTTTCTCGAATCAAAGAAGGCCCTGTTCTCAAGGGCTACCTGGTCGTTAGCCCTCAACAATTCCTTCATTAGTGTTATTTTCATTTCCCTCTCCTGCATGCCACATGGTGGAAATATTATACCACGCCAATCCTGCAAAATAAAGGTCCATTCCGGCTTCCTGGAGGCTTTCGCTCCAAGTGTTTATTTCCTTTAACCCTTGCGATGGGGTATAATTTAGTGGGAGGCCAAAATGGAGGAAAGGATAGTTTCTCCGAAAGCCAGAGGTGATGAATTCAGGGCAGAAGTTTCCCTGCGCCCCAGAACCCTTGATGAATACATAGGTCAGGAACAAATCAAGGAAAGCCTCCGCATAGCCATTCAGGCGGCTAAGGAAAGGGGAGAACCCTTGGATCACGTCCTTCTCTATGGTCCCCCCGGCCTTGGCAAAACCACTTTAGCCTACGTCATAGCTCACGAGATGGGTGCCGATATCCACATAACGGCAGGCCCAGCTATTGAGCGCACCGGAGATCTGGCTTCTATACTTTCCAACCTCAAAAGGGGCGACGTCCTTTTCATAGACGAAGTCCACCGTCTGGCCAGGCCAGTGGAGGAACTCCTTTATCCGGCTATGGAGGAATTCTGCCTGGACATAATAATAGGCAAAGGGCCTGCTGCCAGAAGTATACGCTTGCCCCTCCCACGTTTTACCGTTATCGGAGCTACTACGAGGCTTGCGCTGATGACCTCCCCCTTGCGTTCCCGTTTCGGCCTGGTCTACAGGTTAGATTTCTACAGTCTGGAAGCGATGCAGCAGATTGTCCTTCGCACTGCCCGGCTCCTTGGAGTAGAAATAGATAGAGGCGGAGTGGAGGAAATAGCCCGCAGGTCAAGAGGAACCCCAAGGGTAGCCAACAGGCTCCTGCGCCGGGTCAGGGATTACGCTCAGGTCAGAGCTGATGGAAAGATAACCAGGGAGGTAGCCCGGGAAGCCCTGAGTCTTCTGGAAGTGGATGAAATCGGGCTGGATGCTCTGGACCGGAAAATCCTTCTGACCATCATTGAAAAATTTGATGGTGGGCCGGTGGGAGCTGAAGCCATTGCCGCCGCCGTAGGTGAAGAGCCCGACACCATTGCCGATGTAATTGAACCTTATCTGATGCGCATAGGTTTCTTGGAGAGAACGCCTCGCGGCAGAGTGGTAACCCGTAAAGCTTATGAGCACCTGGGCTACCGTATCCGGGGGAAACCCTTCAGCCCCGGTTTTTCTGACCATGGCGCTCCCCAGATTCGTAAGTGAAGAGGTAGAAGTAAAATTCTCCGCCAGGCCCGGCCTTCCCGAAAGCATCATCTGGCGCGGAAAAGAATACAAAATTGTGGAAATTAAAAGGGTTCACCGCTTTATGGATTTGAGGAAACCGTGGTGGCGCCGCAGGCACAGAGATTATTTCCTA
It includes:
- the hypB gene encoding hydrogenase nickel incorporation protein HypB; the protein is MKITLMKELLRANDQVALENRAFFDSRKIFSLNIMASPGAGKTSFILATAERLPQDIKVGVIEGDVASSLDAQTIASRGIPVIQVNTGGSCHLDAPMIRSALSQSSLGPIDLLFVENVGNLVCPAYFPLGTHLNVVIASLPEGQDKPYKYPDIFAIADVIILNKVDLLPFLDFDLEYFKRGIYMVNPEVPIFPLSCKTGEGFEKWMTWLLLKVRNAFV
- the ruvB gene encoding Holliday junction branch migration DNA helicase RuvB, whose product is MEERIVSPKARGDEFRAEVSLRPRTLDEYIGQEQIKESLRIAIQAAKERGEPLDHVLLYGPPGLGKTTLAYVIAHEMGADIHITAGPAIERTGDLASILSNLKRGDVLFIDEVHRLARPVEELLYPAMEEFCLDIIIGKGPAARSIRLPLPRFTVIGATTRLALMTSPLRSRFGLVYRLDFYSLEAMQQIVLRTARLLGVEIDRGGVEEIARRSRGTPRVANRLLRRVRDYAQVRADGKITREVAREALSLLEVDEIGLDALDRKILLTIIEKFDGGPVGAEAIAAAVGEEPDTIADVIEPYLMRIGFLERTPRGRVVTRKAYEHLGYRIRGKPFSPGFSDHGAPQIRK
- a CDS encoding DUF6504 family protein; the protein is MALPRFVSEEVEVKFSARPGLPESIIWRGKEYKIVEIKRVHRFMDLRKPWWRRRHRDYFLVKVETGETFEIYFHRGPGRQYWVLFKAYREEEV